The Prochlorococcus marinus XMU1419 nucleotide sequence GGAGCGCATGTAGGTTGTATTAGAAATACATCGCAACCCCTAATAGATTGCTGAATCTGAACATAAAGTTCTCCATCAGCAAATCTTTTAGATATTAAAGGTACATTCTCAATACCCAAATATGATGCAATTTCTTCTGCTAATTTAGGATTTGTTGTTCCACTTACTAACCTTAATCTACTATTAGTAAGATTAAAATTTGGTTCTTTATTCTGCACTGCCGTGATAAAACTAGTCACGAAATTAGCACTATAAAACTATATACTTATCGTAGTCGTTTATGTGAATTTCGCAAAAGATAATGTCTAGATGTTTTCAAAAGTCACATCTTTCTAGCAAAATTGCAAAAAAAGTTTATTAAAAATTAGAATTCACCTCTTGTTTATTAGAAAATTACTCAGAATGGAGATTTGTCATTTAATAAAAATTTGTTTAAGGTTTAATTTAGATAATTGATATTAATTTTAAAGAATCAAAATATAATTAAAAATGCCTATTCAAACAGTACTTACAAAAAAATCATTAGGAATACTCATGCATCCATCATGTATCCCCGGAGGAAAAGTATGTGGAACTTTTGGAAGAGGTGCAAAGGAGTGGATTAAAAAGCTTCATAAGCATGGAATCGAATACTGGCAATTTTTACCTCTTACTCCAACTGATTCTACAGGGTCCCCATATAGTTCACCATCTAGTTTTGCACTAAACCCATGGTTTCTTGACATAGATTATTTAATTGATAATGGTTTTATCTTCATTTCTAATAAAGAAGAATTAGGATTCTCAAGTCAGAAAGATAATCATTTTAATTTTAATAATGCGGATAATTTAACAAAAAAATTAGGCTACCTACTTTTACAAGGTTGGAGCTCCCAATCAGTAGAAAGAAAACTCAATTTTCATAAATGGATTAGTAGAAATTCTTGGGTTGAAGATTATGCAACATTTGTTGTTATAAGAGAAGAATTTAATATGTTACCTTGGTGGCAATGGCCTAAAGAATTTAAAATAAAAAATAAGAATTTTATAAAATCATGGATTAAGGGAAAAAGTGAAAAAATACTTATCAAAAAGTTAATACAGTGGCATTTAGATTCACAATGGAAAGAAATTAAAAACTTTGCAAAATTATATAATGTTAAGTTGATTGGAGATTTGCCCTTTTATGTTTCCAGGGACAGTGTCGACGTATGGAGTAATAAATCCTTATTCTCAATTTTTAAAAATGGAGATTTGATCTTTCAAAGCGGAGTGCCACCTGATTATTTTTCATCGACAGGACAATTATGGGGAACCCCAACTTACTTTTGGTCAAAACACAAAAGGTCTAATTTCGATTGGTGGAGAAAAAGATTTAAAAGGCAATTTGAACTTGTTGACTTGTTGAGATTAGATCATTTCAGGGGTCTGGCAGGTTACTGGAGAGTTAATGGCAATTCTAAAACAGCAATTAATGGCAAATGGATAAATTCTCCAGGGAGAACATTATTAAATAAACTTAAAAATGATTTAGGTACTGACTGTCTACCAATTATTGCTGAGGATCTTGGAGTAATAACACCTGATGTTGAAAAATTAAGAAAATATTTTGAACTACCTGGCATGAAAATATTACAATTCGCTTTTGATGGGAACGAAGATAACCCATATTTACCCAAGAATATTGAAGGAGAAAATTGGGTTATTTATACAGGTACTCATGACAACGCAACTTCCATTTCATGGTGGGAATGTCTAGAGAAAAACTCCAAAAAACGAATAAAAGATGAGTATAAATTCTCAGAAGATCCTTCATGGAGTTTAATAGAAATAGGCATGAATACAAATGCTAATCTCTTTATCGCACCAATACAAGATATATTATCTTTAGATGATTCAAGTAGATTAAATATACCTGGCACTACAAAAAACAACTGGAAATGGAAGTTAAATCGGCCCTTAGGAGAAATAGAAGACAATCTTAGGAAATTTAGTGATCTAGGAAATAGTTCTGGGAGAACTACAAAATAGGGACTTTTTAAATTTTATTTTTCAATGATTTTGTTTTCAATATTTTGAATCTCTATTACATTTACGTTCAAAATAAAATATCTCTTCAATATAAACACAGTAAGAATTAATATAAAAAAATACAAAAGGGTTCCCTGCCAAGTATTTATTAGATCGAATTTGTTGATAATAAAATTATTATTTTCTTTCTTAGAAGTTTCTACTTCTCTAGTTGCTAATTTTTCTAATGTATTTTTTTTTAATCCTAAGCAATCCTCTAATTTAAATAATATTGATCTTATAAATGGATACTTTGGTCTAGTATTTTTATAATTATTTTCAATAGAAATTATCGTCTGTTCAGGAATTTTTGAAATACATGACAGTTCTTGAATTGATATATTTTTTTGAATTCTAGTTTCTTTTACTAATCTTGCGATTTCTCCATACTGGTCAACTAATGCATGATTTACTTCATTATTAATTACTGATTTTTTTTTAAATGAAAAAAGAATTTTAAAAATATTCATTCCATAACTCCAATTTCATTAATTATTTGATTACTCAATTTCAAAAGTAATTACTATATAAATTTTAATCATTTTAGATTTATAAGTAAAATTATTAGAAGTAAAAATAAAAACTAAGCTGGAGAAATAATATTTTGAACTGCACTTTTTGCAATATTCAAAGGACTAAATGTATCTCTAATTAAACTTAAAAGTTTTTTTGCATCAGTTAATTCTAATTTATCATCTTTTATAAGGCTTAAAAGAAGATTCTTCCGAACTTCAGATCCTTTATTACTGACAATTAGCTTTAATCCGGCATTCGCAACCGGTATAAGGTCTGAATTAATATTTTCAGAATCTTTAAATAAGATATTTAATAAACTTTCTACTTTTTCTATTTGAATTCTACCTTTTTTATCAAAAACGACTTCCAAAAGAATTTCTAAAATCTCCTCAGAATTATCTGTAAGTAATTTTTTAGCTATATAAGGATATGCGATTTTTAAAATTTTAAATTCAGGATCTAGTCTTAGTGCTAAACCCTCTTGACTAACAACTGCTCTTATTATTAATGCAAACCTACTAGGCACTCTAAATGGATATGAATACATTAGTTTTGAGAATTTATCAGTTACATTTTTAAGATTAAAATTTCCGACTTCAGCGCCAAAAGATCCACCTAAAACTTCTTTTAATGGTTCAACAAGTTTTTGAAGATCTTGTTCTTTAGTTAAAAAACCTAATTTTTGAAAATCTTTTGCGAGAAGATAATATTCTTCATTTATTATGTGAACAATAGCCTTAATGAGTGTGAGTCTATCTGAATTTGTAATTGTATCCATCATTCCAAAATCTACATAGGCTAAATTTCCATAATTTGCATTTCCACCTTTAAGTGCAAACATATTCCCAGGGTGTGGGTCAGCATGAAAATATCCATATTCAAATAGTTGCTGAAGACCACTGATAACACAAGTTTTCACAAAAGAGGAAGGTATTAAGTTATTTTCCTCCAATAGAGCACTATCTTTTAACTTGACTCCATCAATCCAAGAGGTCGTGATAATTCTCTTTGATGAAAACTGTTTTTCCAATTTAGGTATAAAAACATATGGGTTATTTTTGAATAAATTTGCAAACTTTAAAGCATTTTCACCTTCTTTTTCATAGTCAATTTCATCAAAAAGCGCCTTGCCGAATTCATCAATTATCTCTCCAATTCCAACACCAATATTTAGTGGTAGAAATGGTGACAAAAAAGTTGCTAAAAACCTCAATATCACAACATCTCTTCTTATGAGAAAGTACAAATTTGGCCTTTGTACTTTTACGGCTACATAGGTATTGTTTTTTGTTTTTGTTTTGTAAACCTGACCTAAGCTTGCTGAGGCAATAGGTCTCTCAGGGAAATCATCAAATAATTCATTAGGTGGCGATCCAAGTTCCTCTTCTATAATTTTTAACGCAATTTTGTGATCAAATGCGGGGAGATTATCCTGTAAATTAGTAAGTTCTGTCAGCCAGTCTTGTCTAACAAGATCCGGTCTAGTTGAAAGTGCTTGACCCAATTTTATAAAACAAGGTCCTAAATCTGTTATTACGTCAAAAAGATATTTTGAGAGATTTTTTTGTACATTTTTATTTTTACTGTTACCTTGAAAAAGTATTCTTAAAAAAAGAAAAATAAAAGTTAATAAGATATATAAAACTCTTGGGATAAAAATCCATGGTCTTAAAATCAACCATATTAAGTCACCTTTTGCTGAGTATTGAGAATAAGACCTTGTCATTAAAGTTAAAAAATATTGAAGAAGGATCCTTAACTAAATCATTCTATATATGTAAATAATACTTTATGAGCATTTCTTCATTTCTAACTAAAAAGTTTTTAAAGTCACTTTTCTTTCCCTCTCATAACAGAGGGGCAGCTTTACCCAAGAAATTAGTGAAATTATTAAAAAAACAACCTGGTTATTGGGACTTACCGGAACTCCCGGAGATAGGCTCACCTTTATCCCAAAGCGGATTAATTGCAAAAACTCAAAGAGAATTTTCCGAGAGATTTGGGGCCAAAGGTTGTTTTTTTGGAGTCAATGGAGCCTCTGGATTAATACAATCAGCTGTAATGGCTATGGCAAATCCAGGAGAAACTATCCTGATGCCTAGAAATGTCCATATAAGTGTTATAAAAATCTGTGCGATGCAGAATATACAACCAATATTCTTTGACCTAGATTTTTCATCAGAAAATGGTCATTACAAACCAATCACAAAAAACTGGATGAAAAATGTTTTTAAAAAAATAAATCTATATGAGAAAAAAATTGTAGGTGTAATTCTTGTAAGTCCCTCTTATCATGGTTACGCGGGAGATTTAGGGCCTTTAATAGATCTTTGTCATAAAAAAAATTTACCTGTTTTGGTTGATGAAGCCCATGGTTCTTATTTCCTTTTTTGTGAAAGCCCTAACCTACCAAAATCCGCTTTAATATCAAATGCTGATTTAGTCGTTCACTCATTACATAAGTCCTTAAATGGTTTGACTCAAACGGCTGCACTCTGGTACAAAGGGAATCTAGTAAATGAGCAAAAATTAATCAAGAGTATCAATTTATTGCAAACTACAAGTCCAAGTTCCTTATTACTTTCTTCTTGTGAAGAATCTATTAAAGACTGGCTTAATAAAAAAAGTTTATCAAAATATCAAAAAAGAATTTTAGAGGCAAAAAGTATCTTCAAAAAATTAATCCAAAAGAATATTCCTCTCATAGAAACTCAAGACCCATTAAAAATAGTATTGAACACCTCTAAGGTTGGAATTGATGGTTTTACTGCTGATAAATTTTTTTATAAAAATGGTCTTATTGCTGAATTGCCAGAAATGATGACTCTAACTTTTTGCTTAGGGTTTGCGAATCAAAAAGATTTTCTTAATTTATTTGTAAAGTTGTGGAATAAATTACTATTAAATTCAAAAAAATCAGACACTCTTAAAGTACTACAACCACCCTTTAATTTAGTTGAAGCACCTGAAATTGAAATTGGCGTTGCTTGGAGAAGTGAGACTCTCAGTATTCCTTTTTCGCAATCATTAAATAAAATATCTGGAGATATTATTTGCCCTTATCCTCCTGGGATACCTCTAGTAGTTCCTGGAGAAAAAATTGATATCCATAGATTTAATTGGATAAATAATCAAAGTTTATGCAACAAAGATCTGTTAAATTTTAATATAAGAGTCATAAAAACATAGAAATTTGATATGAGATTGAGAAGCGGGTTACTTATAGGAATATTTGGTTTAATTGTTGTTTTGTTAGGGGGATGGTTTTTTACGTTGGCAACAGCCTTACTTACTTATTTAGCATTATTAGAATTTTTTAGGATGGCTGAATTTAAAGGAATAAAACCAGCTACTAAAACCACATTATTTTCATCTTTCGTTATTATCATTTCTACTTATCTTGAGACTATTGGCTTGATTGAAGGGGAAATTTCAAATTCAATTTTACCTATCTGTTCAGTTGGAATATGCACTTGGTTACTTTTACAACCAAAACCTGGAACAATTTCAGATATTGCTGCCTCTATTTTTGGTTTATTCTATTTAGGTTTTTTGCCTAGTTATTGGATTAAGTTAAGGGGATTAGATTCAGTAATAATAAATTCTAATCAAAGTTTTATTTCGTTTGAAAACTTATCAAATACTACCGGTATGCATTTAACTTTAACTTCTTGTTTTTTAATTGTAGCTAGTGATATTGGTTCTTATTTTATTGGAAAGTCATTTGGCAAAACATCTCTTTCTCCAATATCTCCGAGCAAAACCATAGAAGGTTTAATTGGGGGAATATCCTGTTCAATTTTATTAGCAATATTTTTCGCATTTTTACTTAATTGGGAAAATCCATTATTAGTTGGAATCTTATACGGAATTTCCATTTCTCTTATGGCATTAGTTGGAGATTTAATTGAATCAATGATGAAGAGAGATGCAAAAATAAAAGACTCTGGAACTTTCTTGCCAGGACATGGAGGCGTTCTTGACAGAATTGATAGCTACATTTTTACTCCATCTGTTTTGTATTACATTTTTATAATTCTCAAGTATCTAAATTAATTATGAAATTTTTTATTCCAAAAAATAATCTTGAATAATTTTACTAGATAATAATGGTAAATCGACATGAGGTAGATGACCACAATTTTGCAACCCTATAAAATTTAATTTATCAATTTTTTTTATATTTTTAATCTCTTTTTTTCCAAGAATGCGATCATTTTCTCCACATACTGCTTTGATTGGGATATTTTGAATATATTTGTGTGTTCCAGCGAACCCTCCACTTTTTGCAAATGATGCAAGTGAATTCCTCCATCCTTTACAACCTAAATGAATTGAAGCAATTTGCTCTTCCATTTCACCAACACATTCATCTGGGAAAGCAAATGCTTGTCTACAGAGACTTTTTCTGACCTGCTGCAATCCTAAAAATGAGGCCCCTATTTGGTTAAAAGGGAAAGGTATACTCTTAGGTTCTCCAAACAATCCTGCGGGAGATAAAAGGACAATTTTATCAACAGAATCAGGGATTTCAAAAGAAAGTTTTAAAGCTGTTGAGCCTCCCATAGAGGCACCAATAATTTTTAGATTCTTTGTTATTTGTAAGGTCTTAATGAGATCAATTAAAAATGAAATTATCTTATTAGGATTGTATGAATTTGTTGCACACCTAGGGCTAAAACCAAATCCTAATAAATCAGGAATTATAACTTGAAAATTTCTTTTTAATGATTGATATATTCTCCTAAACTCCAAAAAACTACTGTCAAAGCCATGGAGGAGAAGTATAGGTTGACCTTTTCCTCCAATAACCACAGGGAATTTCAAAGAGTTCCAGTTCTCATTGAGTTTGATCCATTGCACATCGTTTGCCAAATAGAGGCCTAAAGGGTCTAATAGGGAATTTTTGGCACTCTCAAAAAAATCAACATTTAAATCACTAAGTTGTTCGAAATGGGATTTAGTCAAAAATGATTAAATTTTAATTTTTTGTTGTTCAAAATTTGCAATGACCTCTACTATGTCCTGTTTATGAATCTCAAAAGGCAAAAAGTGTATCTCAGATTTATCTCGACAAGTAAAATCAGCAATTTTCTCTAAATTATTATCTTCAAAAACATTTATTCCAAGTTGTGCAATAGTAGTTGGCAAATTCAATTGTTTCATAAGTAACAACAATTGTTTAGTTGATTGATCAGCTAATTTATTATTATTTTTAATTTCTTCTAGTCTTAATTGTAATAGTAAGCCAACCCCAACAATTTCACCATGTAAGAATTTGTTTGGAGTAATTATCTGAGTAATTGCATTATGAATAGCATGTGCAGCAGCAGTCCTACACTTTTCTCCTCCAATACCGCCTACTAATCCTGCCGTAAGTCCACAAGCGTCTACAGTATTTCGCCAAGAAGGATTGTTTACGAATTCACCCTTAAAAGCTTTTTCTCCATTAATTAATAGTTGATCTCTTAAAACTCTTGATATTTGAATAGCTTGTTGAACAAGACCATCATCTATTGTCGAACTTGTTATTGAAGATTCATACCATTTTGCCAAAGCATCTGCTATGCCACTCGCAAGTGTTCTTGATGGAGCTGTTTGAATAAATTCATGATCATATACTAAGATTTTTGGACAAGAACTCAATGCAACATCCTTTATGAATTGACCATTTTTTGTATAAATATTAGATAAAGCAGTCCAACCTGCACAAGTAGAGGCACTAAGAGGAACTGTAATACAAGGGATATTAAGACAATCAGCAATATATTTTCCAGTATCAAGAACTTTGCCACCTCCAGCTGCGATAACAGAATCATGATTATTGTTTAAAATCAAGTTCTTAATTCTTGAAATATCTTCATAACAACAATCAAAATATAAATTAGCAGAGCAAGGATTGAGGTTTTTATTTTTTAGATCTCTAATAATTTTATTTCTCAGTTTAAGGGTATGACTGCTTCTACCTAAAATTAATGGAATTTTAGTTAATTTAGAAATTTGAGGTAAAGCTTTTTCCCAAGCGCTATCCCCCCTGTATATAGTTTCTGGAGAGATTAACTGCATATTTAATTAATTATTAGAAGTTAGCACTCGCTAACTCTTGAGGAGATTCTTCAGAAGTGATGTTAATTGTAACTTTTTTATTATCATCAATATCAACTATAGCCTTATCTCCATCTTTTATTCTCCCTGAAAGAACTTCTTCCGCCAAGCTATCCTCTAGTAATCTCATAACTGCTCTTCTCAAGGGTCGTGCTCCATAAGAAGGATTGTAGCCTTCTTCAACAAGTCTTTCTTTAAAAGCATCAGTTACACTTAATTTGATACCTTTATCTTTTAATCGAGCAAAAACTTCTTTCAACATTATTTCAGCAATTTCTTTAACTTCGTTTTTAGTTAGTTGCCTGAATACAATTATTTCATCTAATCTATTTAAGAATTCAGGTCTGAAATATTGCTTTAGTTCTTCATTAACTAAAGATCTTATTCTATTGTATTGACTATCTTCAACAGAGTCGCCAGAAAACTCAAATCCTAAACCTCCGCCGCCTTTCTCAATAACTTTAGAACCAATATTAGAGGTCATAATTAGCAGAGTATTTTTAAAATCTACTGTCCTGCCTTTGGAATCAGTTAATCTACCATCTTCTAGAAGCTGCAACAATAAATTAAAAACATCAGGATGAGCCTTTTCGACTTCATCAAATAGAACAACTGTATATGGCCTTCTTCTCACAGCTTCAGTAAGCTGACCTCCTTCATTAAAACCAACATAACCTGGCGGGGAACCGATAAGTTTACTGACTGTATGTCTTTCCATAAATTCTGACATATCTAATCTAATCATCGCTTCTTCACTCCCGAAAAAATATGAAGCTAATGATTTAGTTAATTCAGTTTTTCCTACACCAGTAGGTCCAGAAAAAATAAAGCTTGCAATTGGCCTATTGGGATTTTTCAGACCAACTCTTGCTCTTCTGATAGCTCTAGAAACAGCCTTAACAGCTTCATCTTGTCCAATCAACCTTTGGTGAAGCGTTTCTTCCATATTAAGAAGTTTCACTGATTCCGTTTCGGTTAATTTTTGAACTGGAACACCGGTCCACGATGCAACAATATGTGCTACATCCTCTTCGCTAACAAGTGGGTTTTGAATTGGTTTCGAGTCATTTTTAACTGAGTTAGTGTCAATATTAGATTCGTCATCAGCTGTGGAGTCTTTTTTGTTTTCGAGTACCTCCTTAATTTTTGCAGACAATTCCATTTCTTTTTCTCTTAATTGGCCTGCTTGATCAAAATTTTGATCTCTAACAGATTCTTCCTTTTGTTTTTGAATTTGCCTAAGTTCTTTGTCAATCTGTTTAGCTTCAGGTGGGAGTTTTGAATTTATTAAACGAACCCTACTTCCAGCCTCATCTATTAGGTCAATTGCCTTATCAGGTAAAAATCTATCCGATATATATCTATCACCTAAATGTGCTGCGGCTTCTAAAGCATCATCAGTAATTTTTAAACGATGATGTTGTTCATAACGCTCTCTAAGACCTTTTAAGATTTCGATTGTATCTTCAATAGATGGTTCTCCAACCATGACAGGTTGGAATCTTCTTTCTAATGCTGCATCTCTTTCAATATGTTTTCTATATTCGTCGAGTGTTGTTGCACCGATACATTGAAGTTCTCCTCTTGCTAGTGCCGGTTTCAAAATATTTGCAGCGTCGATAGCCCCCTCAGCAGCGCCAGCGCCAATTAAAGTATGGACTTCGTCAATAACAAGGATTACGTTGCCTGCAGATTTAATTTCTTCCATGATTTTCTTTAATCTTTCCTCAAATTCACCTCTATATTTTGTACCAGCGACCAAAAGACCTATATCAAGGGTTAAAACTCTTTTGTCTTCGAGTATGTCGGGTATATTTCCTAACTGTATTCTTTGAGCTAAGCCTTCTGCAATAGCTGTTTTACCTACACCAGGTTCTCCAATAAGAACAGGATTATTTTTAGTTCTCCTCCCTAATATTTGAACTACACGGTCAATTTCTGAATGACGTCCGACAACAGGATCAAGTTTTGATTCACTTGCAAGTTTTGTTAAGTTTGTTCCAAATTCATCAAGGGTAGCTGTTTTTAAATTACTTTTACTTGAATTAGCTCCTGAACCTACTTCAGCAGTTTCACCAAGCATCCTTATAACTTGAGTTCTTACTTTTGTAAGATCAATACTTAGATTCTCTAGGACTCTTGCAGCTACCCCCTCACCTTCTCTTATTAGACCTAAAAGTAAATGTTCTGTTCCAATATAATTATGTCCTAATTGACGGGCTTCTTCCAGAGAGAGTTCAAGAACTCTTTTCGCCCTTGGAGTAAAAGGTATTTCTACAGCAACAAAACCAGAACCTCTTCCAATTATCTTTTCAACTTCTATTCTTGAGTCTTTTAAATTAACCCCAAGCGATTTGAGGACCTTTGCTGCTACGCCTGTTCCTTCACCAATTAAACCTAATAAAATTTGCTCTGTTCCGACAAAATTATGACCAAGTCTTCTAGCTTCCTCTTGGGCAAGCATAATGACTTTTATTGCCTTTTCTGTAAACCTTTCAAACATTGCAAGATTAAATCCTATTAATAACCTACCAGTAATATGTCAATTTTGTGTTCAGAATGAGCTTTTGTGAATACCCAAAAGTAATTTTTATCATGTTTGAAATTAACTTTTTCAGTGATATAGCAATAAATTATAGTAATTCAAAGCATTCTGGTAATCCGAACAATTAATTTTTTTGTTATTTTCTTATTAATTTTTTTTCTTTTAAAAGAGCATCAGATCCATCCTTATAATAATTTCTCCTAACTCCCACAGTAAAAAAATTAAAGCGAAAATAAAATTTTTCAGCGATAACATTTTTCTGCGAAACTTCCAGAAGTAATTTATTGATATTTAATTTTTCACACTTTTTAATTATGTGATTCATAAGTAAAGATCCATACCCTTTTTTTCTGAATTTCTGATTTACTACGAAATAATTTATTTGTGCTTCATCAACAACGACATGAAAAACGCATAATCCTATTATTAAATTTGAAACTAATAATCCAAAGACATTTATCCCTTCTTTTTTGAATTCTTTAGCCCATTGCTTTTTACTCCATAAGGAAATAGTATTTGAATCCAATTCATAACATAAATCAATATCTTTCTCACTTATTTGTCTAATTGATATCATCTTATAATAAATTAAATATATCGAAAAGTTTGAATTTTAAGTCATTATAAAAAATGGCAGTTTAAGCATAACACTACTCAGAATACTCACATGGAAGAAAAAAAATCCTTTTTAAAAGAGAAGATTGACATCAATAGTCCTAATAAAAATATCGTTCCAATCTCTACATCTATAGGAAGCGACGGGAAATTATCAATTGGTGGATGTTCTATTGAAGAATTAGTGAAGAGATATGATTCTCCACTTTACATCTTAGATGAAATCACCTTAAGAAAGTCTTGTAGAGCCTACAAAAAAGCATTAGAAAAATATTACCCAGGAAAATCATTGCCAATATACGCCTCCAAAGCAAATAGCTCTATCTTCATGAGTAATCTTGTTGCCTCAGAAGGGTTTGGACTTGATGCGGTTTCAGAAGGTGAATTATTAACTGCTCTCAAAGGTGGAGTCCCAAATAAACATATTGTTTTTCATGGGAATAATAAATCAGACAAAGAAATAGAATTTGCAGTTAAAAATAATATTAAAGTGATTGTGGATAATGATTATGACTTAGAAAGATTAGAGGAACTATCAAATTCATTTGATCAAGACCTAGAAATAATGATTCGCTTTACTCCTGGAATAGAATGCCATACACATGAATACATAAGAACAGGATCATTTGATAGCAAATTTGGTTTTGGAATTGAATATTTAAATAATTTATTCGCCAGGATCAGTAATATAAAACATCTTAAATTAAAAGGAATACATGCACATATTGGTTCCCAAATTTTTGAACTAGATCCTCACAAGGATCTCGGCGAGATAATGGTAAATGTCATTTTAGAAGCTAAAAAGTTTGGTCATGATATTGAAGAATTAAATGTAGGCGGAGGTTTAGGCATAAAATATACAGAAAATGACGACCCTCCTTCAA carries:
- a CDS encoding ATP-dependent Clp protease ATP-binding subunit, translating into MFERFTEKAIKVIMLAQEEARRLGHNFVGTEQILLGLIGEGTGVAAKVLKSLGVNLKDSRIEVEKIIGRGSGFVAVEIPFTPRAKRVLELSLEEARQLGHNYIGTEHLLLGLIREGEGVAARVLENLSIDLTKVRTQVIRMLGETAEVGSGANSSKSNLKTATLDEFGTNLTKLASESKLDPVVGRHSEIDRVVQILGRRTKNNPVLIGEPGVGKTAIAEGLAQRIQLGNIPDILEDKRVLTLDIGLLVAGTKYRGEFEERLKKIMEEIKSAGNVILVIDEVHTLIGAGAAEGAIDAANILKPALARGELQCIGATTLDEYRKHIERDAALERRFQPVMVGEPSIEDTIEILKGLRERYEQHHRLKITDDALEAAAHLGDRYISDRFLPDKAIDLIDEAGSRVRLINSKLPPEAKQIDKELRQIQKQKEESVRDQNFDQAGQLREKEMELSAKIKEVLENKKDSTADDESNIDTNSVKNDSKPIQNPLVSEEDVAHIVASWTGVPVQKLTETESVKLLNMEETLHQRLIGQDEAVKAVSRAIRRARVGLKNPNRPIASFIFSGPTGVGKTELTKSLASYFFGSEEAMIRLDMSEFMERHTVSKLIGSPPGYVGFNEGGQLTEAVRRRPYTVVLFDEVEKAHPDVFNLLLQLLEDGRLTDSKGRTVDFKNTLLIMTSNIGSKVIEKGGGGLGFEFSGDSVEDSQYNRIRSLVNEELKQYFRPEFLNRLDEIIVFRQLTKNEVKEIAEIMLKEVFARLKDKGIKLSVTDAFKERLVEEGYNPSYGARPLRRAVMRLLEDSLAEEVLSGRIKDGDKAIVDIDDNKKVTINITSEESPQELASANF
- a CDS encoding GNAT family N-acetyltransferase; translated protein: MISIRQISEKDIDLCYELDSNTISLWSKKQWAKEFKKEGINVFGLLVSNLIIGLCVFHVVVDEAQINYFVVNQKFRKKGYGSLLMNHIIKKCEKLNINKLLLEVSQKNVIAEKFYFRFNFFTVGVRRNYYKDGSDALLKEKKLIRK
- the lysA gene encoding diaminopimelate decarboxylase; amino-acid sequence: MEEKKSFLKEKIDINSPNKNIVPISTSIGSDGKLSIGGCSIEELVKRYDSPLYILDEITLRKSCRAYKKALEKYYPGKSLPIYASKANSSIFMSNLVASEGFGLDAVSEGELLTALKGGVPNKHIVFHGNNKSDKEIEFAVKNNIKVIVDNDYDLERLEELSNSFDQDLEIMIRFTPGIECHTHEYIRTGSFDSKFGFGIEYLNNLFARISNIKHLKLKGIHAHIGSQIFELDPHKDLGEIMVNVILEAKKFGHDIEELNVGGGLGIKYTENDDPPSIDEWVKTISTSIVKACKKQNIDLPTLMCEPGRSIVSTAGITIYKIGAFKEIPGITTYLSVDGGMSDNPRPITYQSNYSACLVSNPFNFNSKKKYTIAGKHCESGDVLFKEIELADCKTGDLICVFGTGAYNNSMSSNYNRIPRPAALLVFDGEAEVIQKRESPLDLLRYDVLPDRFIKQN